A genomic segment from Pseudoduganella chitinolytica encodes:
- a CDS encoding papain-like cysteine protease family protein: MLTLQNTLKYEGDPGRIPLKDIVLSFAMPSYEYAIAPASHDAWVDRIALAPATCNVTRELTASDYRAAFPATTVTGTDETTVAHFWRYLGEALAGGTADGHVPGQPAPLDQLTIPIAVRHLTPDGNVLGQQQWNALLSVGLAAGAAHPLASAALAGGAAPAPGAAVGMSGDSLVLIDKEAYLALLKELGGTARAGDDVYLLAIVGYLCDTSGSTPALTQKPDPEREKLLLARLRERGIGDPAGALALIRKRFAGLFDFAVRVAPIAILDVAGTLRILAADQAVTRADFDYYAVAVETTQAKGAAQVAAERHVDWHKSTGDVDGNALPFSLAGQAPLYLAALDATVNVRVKGFDGAVLWSQQFDAGDQALAALAIDVPLQRPIRLSAADKLGKQGPGKKLRGQVLAPDKSSPVGDLTVLVQARKDGDPAWRIVSAGTTDKSGNFSLAYPYGLYVAAQALLSVAPNDPANIAIVADDGSGVTVADDFLYLLLKDVPAPAGNQDTDDCDCEHPKKAPRLPDQEDLIGSDEYSQDIGGSCVNLSTPNRTLSEHSYKAIVRTSDPDVANYTLKKIETWVPKLGQKMTTFELTGGTAKISRKAIDLSNPVRWQDAPDDQANLSLYQAVTIATGHVLHYKSVFKADGYSLGDLLYSLALAPGQKKEIVVLDASHSLQAQESQQVSQRENLSALIVDDRAILDQLGGSLNESMRGSSSAHTSGVSAGFGAGALVGPVGAALGVSGGTANSSSSAQQNSSRGVSQFFSEKLRQSIMQTASSYRQQNGAVVTTVSEGQRYAATTEVVANHNHCHALTMMYFEVLRHYAIYQELSNVEECVFVPLLMTDFSAENIFKWRDVLAAHLLAMPSETYLRHRGFGYQHPLLKGFDANERIKTNYANVDFPAGSYDEESITFVRGEIQLKTNLHRPRTRYDRIQSLPVVTAKVSHEEAKGLSTAEVIGAVFTGFASLFGHSDSKTVTEEIQVRAKIFDLFMQIDDNFQVVPPARCIRVKNFRPTSVTIGAVTVPVTFADFFENDVKDKKMWTIYATLLGYKDVIDMMENFFQGRLIAEWDDIYYNEMAPIIFDRMVDTLRIDALDLDFSSATRYKGGERIMRVNLRGTSSNRRIDLPQYLNIKFDSDLVNGLRDLVTVATGKVAIYYDTAHYHGTLYSGYVSDDLLDGTELHIPENSDEKRNPRKEDIYVVNKLISHLNSNLEHYNKALWFSLDPDRRYMLLDGFHIQVFNAAGAPVALRSLASVVKNELVTITGNAMVFPVAAGYKVSQSYITETAEDGAQEDVALMDHYQPLTPVPPYRISVPSRGVFAEAVQGSCNACEKVETDRLQDWKRFPNTDEPTAFMPVNVPTPTVTDWQAVFKDFAAPLVGILAAPAAPAPGAGLAGLSALLGKGDSFRDITGLEGNQKNVMATYLSNQENAKAFAQMAKDMAMQAHSTQNSDKIMDSLKAAKTSGALSQDDYAKLVKEHLQQQIDGGAATKKKEADEAKAKPTLTDAAVKAAEQGKDVKAHKVDGEGGSESVDISGTGTKMVLATFPGVVPKMKQDGINLCWATVATMMLSWQRGKALLVQDAMAEAGNLYMQKYIDNQLLKSGEKAAFLDKVRMTGEPTANYPLRQYIDWLNAYGPLWVTTDSGISSVEFSPHARLLTKIVGNADADPASALLTFIDPMTGNEVTETFRHFIGVFEQMVVENKDDGLYIQVVHFQQPLQHQSDNTAP; encoded by the coding sequence ATGCTGACACTCCAGAACACCCTGAAATACGAAGGCGATCCCGGCAGGATTCCCCTCAAGGACATCGTCCTGTCCTTCGCCATGCCCAGCTACGAGTACGCGATCGCTCCCGCCAGCCACGATGCGTGGGTGGATCGCATCGCCCTGGCGCCCGCCACGTGCAACGTCACCCGCGAGCTGACCGCCAGCGACTACCGCGCCGCCTTCCCGGCCACGACCGTCACGGGTACCGACGAGACGACGGTGGCCCATTTCTGGCGCTATCTCGGCGAGGCGCTGGCGGGTGGCACGGCCGACGGTCACGTGCCAGGCCAGCCGGCGCCACTCGACCAGCTGACCATCCCCATCGCGGTGCGCCACCTCACCCCGGACGGCAACGTGCTGGGGCAACAGCAGTGGAATGCGCTCTTGTCCGTCGGCCTGGCGGCCGGCGCGGCCCATCCGCTCGCCAGCGCGGCGCTGGCCGGCGGCGCCGCCCCGGCCCCTGGCGCCGCGGTTGGCATGAGCGGCGACAGCCTGGTGCTGATCGACAAGGAGGCCTATCTCGCCCTGCTCAAGGAACTCGGCGGCACGGCGCGCGCCGGCGACGACGTGTACCTGCTCGCCATCGTCGGCTACCTGTGCGATACCAGCGGCAGCACGCCCGCGCTGACGCAAAAGCCCGATCCCGAACGGGAAAAGCTGCTGCTGGCCCGCCTGCGCGAACGGGGCATCGGCGACCCCGCCGGCGCGCTCGCGCTCATCCGCAAACGCTTTGCCGGCCTGTTCGATTTTGCCGTCCGGGTGGCGCCCATCGCCATTCTCGACGTCGCCGGCACGTTGCGCATCCTGGCCGCGGACCAGGCCGTCACCAGGGCGGACTTCGACTACTACGCCGTGGCCGTCGAAACCACGCAAGCGAAAGGCGCGGCCCAGGTCGCCGCCGAACGCCATGTCGACTGGCACAAGAGCACGGGCGACGTGGACGGCAACGCCCTGCCCTTCAGCTTGGCCGGCCAGGCGCCCCTGTACCTGGCCGCCCTCGATGCGACGGTGAACGTCCGGGTCAAGGGCTTCGACGGTGCCGTCCTGTGGTCGCAGCAATTCGATGCCGGCGACCAGGCCCTGGCCGCGCTCGCCATCGACGTGCCGCTGCAACGGCCCATCCGCCTGAGCGCTGCCGACAAGCTCGGCAAGCAGGGACCCGGCAAGAAGCTGCGCGGCCAGGTGCTGGCGCCCGACAAGTCCAGTCCCGTCGGCGACCTGACCGTGCTGGTCCAGGCCAGGAAGGATGGCGACCCGGCGTGGCGCATCGTCAGCGCCGGCACGACTGACAAGTCCGGCAACTTCTCCCTTGCCTACCCTTACGGCTTGTATGTCGCGGCGCAGGCGTTGCTGTCGGTGGCCCCCAACGATCCGGCCAACATCGCCATCGTTGCCGACGACGGCAGCGGCGTGACCGTCGCGGACGACTTCCTCTATCTGCTGCTGAAGGATGTGCCCGCGCCAGCGGGAAACCAGGATACCGACGACTGCGATTGCGAGCACCCCAAGAAGGCGCCCCGCCTGCCCGACCAGGAAGACCTGATCGGCTCGGACGAATACTCGCAGGACATCGGCGGCTCCTGCGTCAACCTGTCGACGCCGAATCGCACCCTTAGCGAACACAGCTACAAGGCGATCGTGCGCACGTCCGACCCGGACGTGGCCAACTACACGCTCAAGAAGATCGAAACCTGGGTGCCCAAGCTGGGGCAGAAGATGACCACGTTCGAGCTGACGGGTGGCACGGCCAAGATCAGCCGCAAGGCCATCGACCTGTCCAACCCCGTGCGCTGGCAGGATGCGCCGGACGACCAGGCCAACCTGTCGCTGTACCAGGCGGTGACGATCGCCACCGGCCACGTGCTGCACTACAAATCGGTCTTCAAGGCGGACGGCTACTCGCTGGGCGACCTGCTGTATTCGCTGGCGCTGGCACCCGGGCAGAAGAAGGAGATCGTCGTCCTCGATGCCTCCCATTCGTTGCAGGCACAGGAGTCGCAGCAGGTCAGCCAGCGGGAAAACCTGTCCGCGCTGATCGTGGACGACCGCGCCATCCTCGACCAGCTGGGCGGCAGCCTGAACGAATCCATGCGCGGCAGCAGCTCGGCGCACACGAGCGGCGTCAGCGCCGGGTTCGGTGCCGGTGCGCTGGTCGGTCCCGTCGGCGCCGCGCTGGGCGTGTCGGGCGGTACCGCCAATTCCAGTTCCAGCGCGCAGCAGAACAGTTCGCGCGGCGTCTCGCAATTCTTCAGCGAAAAGCTGCGCCAGTCGATCATGCAGACGGCGTCCAGCTATCGCCAGCAGAATGGCGCCGTCGTCACGACCGTCAGCGAAGGCCAGCGCTATGCCGCCACGACGGAAGTGGTGGCCAACCACAACCACTGCCACGCGCTGACGATGATGTATTTCGAAGTGCTGCGCCACTATGCGATCTACCAGGAGCTCAGCAACGTGGAGGAATGCGTGTTCGTGCCCCTCCTGATGACGGACTTTTCGGCCGAGAACATCTTCAAATGGCGCGACGTGCTGGCCGCCCACCTGCTGGCCATGCCGTCGGAAACCTATCTGCGCCACCGCGGCTTTGGCTATCAGCATCCGTTGCTGAAGGGCTTCGACGCGAACGAGCGCATCAAGACCAACTATGCCAATGTCGATTTCCCCGCCGGGAGCTACGATGAGGAGAGCATCACGTTCGTCCGCGGCGAAATCCAGCTGAAAACCAACCTGCATCGGCCCCGGACACGCTACGACCGCATCCAGTCCCTCCCCGTGGTCACCGCGAAGGTCTCGCACGAGGAAGCGAAAGGGCTGTCCACCGCCGAAGTCATCGGCGCCGTGTTTACCGGCTTCGCTTCCCTGTTCGGGCACTCGGACAGCAAGACCGTCACGGAGGAAATCCAGGTGCGCGCCAAGATCTTCGACCTGTTCATGCAGATCGACGACAACTTCCAGGTCGTCCCGCCGGCCCGCTGCATCCGCGTGAAGAACTTCCGCCCCACATCGGTGACGATCGGCGCGGTCACGGTACCGGTGACGTTCGCCGATTTCTTCGAGAACGATGTCAAGGACAAGAAGATGTGGACGATCTATGCCACGCTGCTCGGGTACAAGGACGTGATCGACATGATGGAGAACTTCTTCCAGGGCAGGCTGATCGCGGAATGGGACGACATCTACTACAACGAGATGGCGCCCATCATATTCGACCGCATGGTCGACACGCTGCGCATCGACGCACTGGACCTCGATTTCAGCAGTGCGACACGCTACAAGGGTGGCGAGCGCATCATGCGCGTGAACCTGCGCGGCACCTCGTCCAACCGGCGCATCGACCTGCCCCAGTATCTCAATATCAAGTTCGACAGCGACCTGGTGAACGGCCTGCGCGACCTCGTCACGGTCGCGACCGGCAAGGTCGCCATCTATTACGACACGGCGCATTACCACGGCACGCTGTACAGCGGCTACGTCAGCGATGACCTGCTCGACGGGACCGAGCTGCATATCCCGGAGAATTCGGACGAGAAGCGCAACCCGCGCAAGGAGGACATCTACGTCGTCAACAAGCTCATCAGCCATCTCAACAGCAATCTGGAGCACTACAACAAGGCACTGTGGTTCAGCCTGGACCCGGACCGCCGCTACATGCTGCTGGACGGCTTCCACATCCAGGTCTTCAATGCCGCCGGCGCGCCGGTTGCCCTGCGCAGCCTGGCCTCGGTGGTCAAGAACGAACTGGTCACCATCACCGGCAACGCCATGGTGTTCCCGGTGGCGGCGGGCTACAAGGTCAGCCAGTCGTACATCACGGAGACGGCCGAGGACGGCGCCCAGGAAGATGTCGCCCTGATGGATCACTACCAGCCGCTGACGCCGGTGCCGCCGTACCGCATCAGCGTGCCCTCGCGCGGCGTGTTCGCGGAGGCGGTACAGGGTTCCTGCAACGCGTGCGAAAAGGTCGAGACCGACCGCCTGCAGGACTGGAAGCGCTTCCCCAACACGGACGAACCGACGGCATTCATGCCGGTCAACGTGCCGACGCCCACCGTCACCGACTGGCAAGCCGTGTTCAAGGACTTTGCCGCGCCGCTGGTCGGCATCCTGGCCGCACCGGCGGCACCGGCGCCGGGCGCGGGCCTGGCGGGACTGTCCGCGCTGCTCGGCAAGGGCGACTCGTTCCGCGACATCACGGGGCTGGAAGGCAACCAGAAGAACGTCATGGCGACCTACCTGTCCAACCAGGAAAATGCCAAGGCCTTCGCCCAGATGGCCAAGGACATGGCGATGCAGGCCCACAGCACGCAGAACTCCGACAAGATCATGGACTCGCTCAAGGCGGCGAAGACCAGCGGCGCGCTCAGCCAGGACGACTACGCCAAGCTCGTCAAGGAACACCTGCAACAGCAGATCGACGGCGGCGCCGCGACGAAGAAGAAAGAGGCCGACGAAGCCAAGGCCAAGCCCACGCTGACCGATGCCGCGGTCAAGGCGGCCGAGCAAGGCAAGGACGTCAAGGCGCACAAGGTCGATGGCGAAGGGGGCTCCGAATCGGTCGACATCAGCGGCACCGGCACGAAGATGGTCCTCGCCACGTTCCCCGGCGTCGTCCCCAAGATGAAGCAGGACGGCATCAATCTGTGCTGGGCAACGGTGGCCACCATGATGCTGAGCTGGCAGCGCGGCAAGGCGCTGCTCGTCCAGGACGCCATGGCGGAAGCGGGCAACCTGTACATGCAGAAATATATCGACAACCAGCTGCTGAAGTCGGGCGAAAAAGCCGCGTTCCTGGACAAAGTGAGGATGACCGGCGAGCCCACCGCCAACTATCCGCTGCGGCAGTACATCGACTGGCTGAATGCCTACGGGCCGCTGTGGGTCACGACGGACTCGGGCATCTCCTCGGTCGAATTCTCGCCGCATGCGCGCCTGTTGACGAAAATCGTCGGCAATGCCGACGCCGATCCCGCCAGCGCATTGCTGACCTTTATCGACCCCATGACCGGCAACGAGGTGACGGAGACGTTCCGGCACTTTATCGGCGTGTTCGAGCAGATGGTCGTCGAAAACAAGGACGACGGGTTGTACATCCAGGTCGTCCACTTCCAGCAGCCGCTGCAACACCAGAGCGACAACACGGCGCCATGA
- a CDS encoding FKBP-type peptidyl-prolyl cis-trans isomerase: protein MSNVVTSSAYLTLHYRLATLDGTDIVTTFNGNPATLMLGQGQLAPVLEELLIGLPEGTHKTFDLEPGVGFGPRNPDLIRPVSRATLDENSVPGADYKVGDLVDFAAPGGGRFAGILRELRDDAAIFDFNHPLAGQPVRFEVNLISVL, encoded by the coding sequence ATGTCCAACGTCGTCACCTCCTCTGCTTACCTTACCCTGCATTACCGCCTGGCCACGCTGGACGGCACCGACATCGTCACCACCTTCAACGGTAACCCGGCCACCCTGATGCTGGGGCAGGGCCAGTTGGCCCCCGTACTGGAGGAACTGCTGATCGGCCTGCCCGAAGGGACGCACAAGACGTTCGACCTGGAGCCGGGCGTGGGCTTCGGGCCCCGCAACCCCGACCTGATCCGCCCCGTGTCGCGCGCGACGCTGGACGAGAACTCCGTGCCGGGCGCCGACTACAAGGTGGGCGACCTGGTCGACTTCGCGGCGCCCGGCGGCGGCCGCTTCGCGGGCATCCTGCGCGAACTGCGCGACGATGCCGCCATCTTCGACTTCAACCACCCGCTGGCCGGCCAGCCGGTGCGCTTCGAAGTGAACCTCATCTCCGTTCTGTAA
- the ispH gene encoding 4-hydroxy-3-methylbut-2-enyl diphosphate reductase, giving the protein MDKEILLAQPRGFCAGVDRAIEIVERALKQFGAPIYVRHEIVHNAYVVADLRAKGAIFIEQLDDVPAGNTLVFSAHGVSKAVRAEAESRGLSIFDATCPLVTKVHVEVAKMRRTGYEIVMIGHDGHPEVEGTMGQAEEGMHLVETVEDVATLNVANPDHLAYVSQTTLSVDDTAEIIAALKARFPNIQEPKKGDICYATTNRQEAVKFMAPQVEVVIVVGSPNSSNSNRLREVAQKMGTPAYMVDRAEQIDPSWLEGFRRVGVTAGASAPEVLVQAVIDRLKELGVKSVRPLEGVEENVTFPLPKGLA; this is encoded by the coding sequence ATGGACAAAGAAATCCTGCTGGCCCAGCCGCGCGGCTTTTGCGCCGGCGTCGACCGCGCCATCGAAATCGTCGAACGGGCGCTCAAGCAGTTCGGCGCGCCCATCTACGTGCGCCACGAAATCGTGCACAACGCCTATGTCGTGGCCGACCTGCGCGCCAAGGGCGCGATCTTCATCGAGCAGCTCGATGACGTCCCGGCCGGCAATACGCTGGTGTTCTCCGCCCACGGCGTCTCGAAGGCCGTGCGCGCGGAAGCGGAATCGCGCGGCCTGTCGATCTTCGATGCCACCTGCCCGCTGGTGACGAAAGTGCACGTGGAAGTGGCCAAGATGCGCAGGACCGGCTACGAGATCGTCATGATCGGCCACGACGGCCACCCGGAAGTGGAAGGCACGATGGGCCAGGCGGAAGAGGGCATGCACCTCGTCGAAACGGTGGAGGATGTCGCCACGCTGAACGTGGCGAATCCGGATCACCTGGCGTACGTGTCGCAGACCACGTTGTCGGTGGACGACACGGCCGAGATCATCGCCGCCCTGAAAGCGCGCTTCCCGAACATCCAGGAGCCGAAGAAGGGCGACATCTGCTACGCCACGACGAACCGCCAGGAGGCCGTCAAGTTCATGGCGCCGCAGGTGGAAGTCGTGATCGTCGTCGGCAGCCCGAACAGCTCCAACTCGAACCGCCTGCGCGAAGTGGCGCAAAAGATGGGCACGCCGGCCTACATGGTCGACCGCGCCGAGCAGATCGACCCCTCGTGGCTGGAAGGCTTCCGGCGCGTGGGCGTCACCGCGGGCGCGTCGGCGCCGGAAGTGCTGGTCCAGGCCGTTATCGACCGGCTCAAGGAGCTGGGCGTCAAAAGCGTGCGACCGCTCGAAGGCGTGGAGGAGAACGTCACGTTCCCGCTGCCCAAAGGCCTCGCCTGA
- a CDS encoding branched-chain amino acid ABC transporter permease: protein MDTFIQQIINGLVLGSMYALVALGYTMVYGVLNLINFAHGDVLMIGAMIGLTILNILGAHFPEMAGGLQLLIAIVGAIPCCMIVNVLIERIAYRRLRNAPRLAPLITAIGMSILLQTFAMMIWGRNPLPFPQLLSTEPIAVGGAVISITQVLLLALAALSMGGLVLLVEKTKMGRAMRAVAENPRVAGLMGVDSNRVIVYTFAIGAALAAVAGVMWGANYASIQFAMGTIPGLKAFCAAVLGGIGNIYGAMIGGIVLGIIESLGAGYIGDFTGGFLGSHYQDIFAFIVLILVLTVRPSGIMGERVADRA, encoded by the coding sequence ATGGATACCTTTATCCAACAAATTATCAACGGCCTGGTGCTGGGCAGCATGTATGCCCTTGTCGCGCTGGGCTACACGATGGTGTACGGCGTGCTGAACCTCATTAACTTCGCCCACGGCGACGTCTTGATGATCGGCGCCATGATCGGCCTGACGATCCTCAACATCCTGGGGGCGCATTTCCCCGAAATGGCCGGCGGCCTGCAACTCTTGATCGCCATCGTCGGCGCCATTCCCTGCTGCATGATCGTCAACGTGCTGATCGAACGCATCGCCTACCGCCGCCTGCGCAATGCGCCACGGCTGGCGCCGCTGATCACGGCGATCGGCATGTCGATCCTGCTGCAGACGTTCGCGATGATGATCTGGGGCCGCAACCCGCTGCCGTTCCCGCAACTGCTGTCTACCGAGCCGATCGCCGTGGGCGGTGCCGTCATCAGCATCACGCAGGTCCTGCTGCTGGCGCTGGCCGCGCTGTCGATGGGCGGCCTGGTGCTGCTGGTCGAGAAGACCAAGATGGGCCGCGCCATGCGCGCCGTCGCGGAAAATCCCCGCGTGGCCGGGCTGATGGGCGTCGATTCGAACCGCGTCATCGTCTATACCTTTGCCATCGGCGCCGCGCTGGCGGCCGTGGCCGGCGTCATGTGGGGCGCCAACTACGCGTCGATCCAGTTCGCGATGGGCACCATCCCAGGCCTGAAGGCGTTCTGCGCGGCCGTGCTGGGCGGCATCGGCAACATCTACGGCGCCATGATCGGCGGCATCGTGCTGGGCATTATCGAAAGCCTGGGCGCCGGTTATATCGGCGACTTCACGGGGGGCTTCCTGGGCAGCCATTACCAGGACATTTTCGCGTTCATCGTGCTGATCCTCGTGCTGACCGTGCGGCCATCCGGCATCATGGGCGAGCGCGTGGCGGACCGGGCTTAA
- a CDS encoding ABC transporter permease subunit produces MALLNFDTVHNPRKAYTSLALLLVVMLAFPFFAQNFGNSWVRIADLALLYIMLALGLNVVVGFAGLLDLGYIAFYALGAYLTGLLASPQFAVLVESLINLHPGTGEALAAVLGDDIRTNGIHLSVWFIVPLAALLAGVFGAILGAPTLKLRGDYLAIVTLGFGEIIRIFMNNLNDPINITNGPQGINLIDPIKVFGVDLAGAAGSGAMVQVGSFSLPSVNAYYFLFLLLTIATIFMTSRLQHSRLGRAWVAIREDEIAAKAMGINTRNVKLLAFSMGASFGGVAGAMFAAFQGFVSPESFSLTESIAVLAMVVLGGIGHIPGVVLGGALLAALPEVLRHVVEPLQQQLFGQILIEAEVLRQLLYGLAMVLIMLTRPAGLWPSPKHEDRPDADSDTKEQSSGVVPA; encoded by the coding sequence ATGGCACTGCTCAATTTCGATACCGTCCACAATCCGCGCAAGGCCTACACGAGCCTGGCGCTGCTGCTGGTGGTCATGCTGGCGTTCCCGTTCTTCGCACAGAACTTCGGCAACTCGTGGGTCCGCATCGCCGACCTGGCCCTGTTGTACATCATGCTGGCGCTGGGCCTGAACGTCGTGGTCGGCTTTGCCGGCCTGCTCGACCTGGGCTACATCGCATTCTATGCGCTGGGCGCCTACCTGACAGGCCTGTTGGCCTCGCCCCAGTTCGCCGTGCTGGTGGAATCGCTGATCAACCTGCATCCGGGTACCGGCGAGGCGCTGGCGGCCGTGCTGGGGGACGACATCCGCACCAACGGCATCCACCTGTCGGTCTGGTTCATCGTGCCGCTGGCCGCGTTGCTGGCCGGCGTGTTCGGCGCCATCCTCGGCGCCCCCACGCTGAAGCTGCGCGGCGACTACCTTGCCATCGTCACCCTGGGCTTCGGCGAGATCATCCGCATCTTCATGAACAACCTGAACGATCCAATCAACATCACCAACGGACCGCAGGGCATCAACCTGATCGACCCGATCAAGGTGTTCGGCGTCGACCTGGCCGGCGCCGCCGGTTCGGGCGCGATGGTGCAGGTGGGGTCGTTCTCGCTGCCGTCCGTGAATGCCTACTATTTCCTGTTCCTGCTGCTGACGATCGCCACGATCTTCATGACGTCGCGACTGCAGCACTCGCGCCTGGGCCGGGCCTGGGTGGCGATCCGCGAGGACGAGATCGCGGCCAAGGCGATGGGCATCAACACCCGCAACGTCAAGCTGCTGGCGTTCTCGATGGGCGCGTCGTTCGGCGGCGTGGCCGGCGCCATGTTCGCGGCGTTCCAGGGCTTCGTGTCGCCGGAATCGTTCTCGCTGACGGAATCGATCGCCGTGCTGGCGATGGTGGTATTGGGCGGCATCGGCCACATCCCTGGCGTCGTGCTGGGCGGCGCGCTGCTGGCGGCGCTGCCGGAAGTGCTGCGCCACGTCGTCGAACCGTTGCAGCAGCAGCTGTTCGGCCAGATCCTGATCGAGGCGGAAGTGCTGCGCCAGCTGCTGTACGGCCTGGCGATGGTGCTGATCATGCTGACGCGCCCGGCCGGCCTGTGGCCGTCGCCGAAGCACGAGGACCGGCCCGATGCCGATTCCGACACCAAAGAACAATCGTCCGGCGTCGTGCCTGCCTGA
- a CDS encoding ABC transporter ATP-binding protein yields MSEVILNIQGVNKRFGGLQALTDVGIKIERGQIYGLIGPNGAGKTTFFNVITGLYQPDTGTFELAGKPYSPSAPHTVAKAGIARTFQNIRLFGEMTALENVMVGRHVRSHQGVFGAIFRHKAAREEEASIRRRAQELLEFVGIGKFASRTSKYLSYGDQRRLEIARALATDPQLLALDEPAAGMNATEKLALRELLVKIKNEGKTVLLIEHDVKLMMGLCDRITVLEYGKRIAEGLPHEIQSNQAVIDAYLGGSH; encoded by the coding sequence ATGAGCGAAGTCATTCTGAATATCCAGGGCGTCAACAAGCGTTTCGGCGGCCTGCAGGCGCTGACCGACGTCGGCATCAAGATCGAACGGGGCCAGATCTATGGCCTGATCGGCCCGAACGGCGCCGGCAAGACCACGTTCTTCAACGTCATCACGGGGCTGTACCAGCCCGATACCGGCACGTTCGAGCTGGCCGGCAAGCCGTACTCGCCGTCCGCCCCGCATACGGTGGCGAAGGCGGGGATCGCCCGCACGTTCCAGAACATCCGCCTGTTTGGCGAGATGACGGCGCTGGAGAACGTCATGGTGGGCCGCCACGTGCGCTCGCACCAGGGCGTGTTCGGCGCCATCTTCCGCCACAAGGCGGCGCGCGAGGAGGAGGCGTCGATCCGCCGGCGCGCGCAGGAACTGCTGGAGTTCGTCGGCATCGGCAAGTTCGCCAGCCGCACGTCGAAGTACCTGTCGTACGGCGACCAGCGCCGCCTGGAAATCGCCCGTGCGCTGGCGACCGACCCGCAACTGCTGGCGCTGGACGAGCCGGCCGCCGGCATGAATGCCACCGAGAAGCTGGCCCTGCGCGAGCTGCTGGTGAAGATCAAGAACGAGGGCAAGACGGTGCTGCTGATCGAACACGACGTCAAGCTGATGATGGGCCTGTGCGACCGCATCACGGTGCTGGAATACGGCAAGCGCATCGCCGAAGGGCTGCCGCACGAAATACAAAGCAACCAGGCCGTCATCGACGCCTATCTGGGAGGATCGCACTGA